One Candidatus Marsarchaeota archaeon genomic window carries:
- a CDS encoding GNAT family N-acetyltransferase: MLKVYSDTAGLEMEIPTYEHAAAISELANDETIASNVGSVGEFPNPYRLEDANALVESAIANYQLGISYDFLVSLLPKSIPIGLVGARNVNRFSKSAEVGFWTGKQYRLHAYTSKAVSMLLEFCFRELKLNRVYATSIATNVPSIRLMESLGFRREGLLKEAVITKSGPADQLLFGLLSREFGSKYPIRVER; this comes from the coding sequence ATGCTTAAGGTGTATTCCGATACTGCCGGCCTGGAAATGGAGATACCGACATATGAACATGCGGCTGCAATCTCAGAGCTGGCGAATGACGAGACAATAGCGAGTAATGTTGGCTCGGTCGGGGAATTCCCCAATCCATACAGGCTAGAAGATGCAAACGCCCTTGTAGAATCGGCCATAGCAAACTATCAGCTCGGCATATCGTATGACTTTCTTGTGAGCCTGCTGCCAAAATCCATACCTATAGGGCTCGTGGGAGCGCGCAATGTCAACCGTTTCAGCAAAAGCGCCGAAGTGGGCTTCTGGACAGGCAAGCAGTACAGGCTCCATGCATACACGAGCAAGGCAGTGTCGATGCTCCTGGAATTCTGCTTTCGCGAATTGAAGCTTAACAGGGTATACGCCACATCCATAGCCACAAACGTGCCTTCGATAAGGCTCATGGAATCCTTAGGCTTCAGGCGCGAGGGCCTTCTCAAGGAGGCCGTAATCACAAAAAGCGGCCCTGCAGACCAGTTGCTTTTTGGATTGCTGAGCAGGGAATTCGGGAGCAAATACCCAATAAGGGTGGAGCGGTGA
- a CDS encoding NFYB/HAP3 family transcription factor subunit yields the protein MYIKKSSIRKMLKEAGAQRVSKEALDAFHQTINKLAFDAASKSVKLSKHAKRKTVEESDIKLAFQ from the coding sequence ATGTACATAAAGAAGTCTAGCATAAGGAAGATGCTTAAAGAAGCAGGCGCTCAGCGCGTGAGCAAGGAAGCTCTTGACGCATTCCATCAGACAATCAACAAGCTCGCTTTCGACGCTGCATCGAAGTCCGTAAAGCTTTCAAAGCACGCCAAAAGGAAAACCGTTGAAGAATCAGATATAAAGCTTGCTTTCCAATAG
- a CDS encoding amidohydrolase family protein, protein MNSILIKGADVLLPDFRQAHADILVEDGSISKIGRINSKAEVTINARAEGLAAIPGFINTHAHIAMAALRGRVDGLGLWDFIRETSAFDARNSADMIYNSAVLGIAEMIRNGITDFVDFYYGEDSVARAVSDMGYQGNLAWVVLDRDKTTQNGDPVSNAENFIRRNRHPNVNPMIAIQGVYAASKDTIGSAYELAEKYDKKVTMHIAETQFEVREHRKKYGFGPVEWLHKYGFINKRLLAVHCVWLSRKEVAIVSESGAISYNPTSNMKLGSGIAPVYEMNKRGARITLGTDSVASNNSLDIFSEMKYGALLQGVRLRNPGAISAKDAFSFATSNASGFLYGRAYGIARGAPANIVLLRRSANSLRSSILSDAVYSANPSDVAATIVRGNLLYRNGFGEDLAKKVKRASKYVYGHLPEKRP, encoded by the coding sequence ATGAACAGCATATTGATAAAAGGAGCAGACGTACTGCTTCCGGATTTCAGGCAGGCACATGCGGACATATTGGTTGAAGACGGCAGCATAAGCAAGATTGGAAGAATAAATTCGAAGGCTGAAGTTACGATAAATGCACGTGCAGAGGGGCTGGCCGCAATTCCTGGATTCATCAATACGCATGCGCACATAGCAATGGCCGCTTTGCGCGGGCGCGTGGACGGGCTTGGATTGTGGGATTTCATCCGCGAAACATCGGCCTTTGACGCAAGGAATAGCGCAGACATGATATACAATTCTGCAGTATTGGGCATTGCCGAAATGATAAGGAATGGGATCACTGATTTTGTGGACTTCTATTACGGAGAGGATTCTGTGGCAAGGGCCGTGTCTGACATGGGCTACCAGGGCAATCTGGCCTGGGTCGTGCTTGACAGGGACAAAACTACGCAAAATGGCGATCCCGTTTCCAACGCCGAGAATTTCATAAGAAGAAACAGGCATCCGAATGTAAATCCGATGATAGCCATACAGGGGGTATATGCCGCCTCTAAGGATACGATAGGATCGGCATACGAATTGGCTGAAAAATATGACAAAAAAGTAACCATGCACATAGCAGAAACGCAGTTCGAGGTAAGGGAGCACAGGAAAAAATACGGCTTTGGTCCGGTAGAGTGGCTGCACAAATACGGATTCATTAACAAAAGGCTTCTTGCAGTGCATTGCGTATGGCTAAGCAGGAAAGAGGTGGCTATCGTCTCGGAGTCCGGAGCTATATCTTACAACCCTACAAGCAATATGAAGCTTGGTTCCGGCATTGCGCCAGTATATGAAATGAACAAGCGTGGTGCGAGGATAACCCTTGGCACAGACAGCGTGGCAAGCAATAATTCCCTCGATATCTTCAGCGAGATGAAGTATGGCGCATTGCTGCAGGGCGTGAGGCTCAGGAATCCGGGCGCGATTTCTGCTAAGGATGCATTCAGCTTTGCGACGAGCAATGCGTCAGGCTTTCTTTACGGCAGGGCTTACGGGATAGCCAGGGGCGCGCCAGCAAACATCGTGCTTCTAAGGAGATCGGCAAATAGCTTAAGAAGCAGCATCCTAAGCGATGCCGTATATTCTGCAAATCCTTCAGACGTGGCTGCTACCATAGTCAGGGGAAACCTGCTTTACAGGAACGGTTTCGGCGAGGACCTTGCAAAAAAGGTAAAAAGGGCTTCAAAGTACGTTTACGGGCATTTGCCGGAAAAAAGGCCATAG
- a CDS encoding NUDIX hydrolase translates to MNRKDPAILYLLRAKNDRKNSNAWTLPGGGVETDETAKEAAVRELLEETGLKVSSRRWRKLSTINYVGNDGIRWQTSFFVCIDLNLELRNVTLSSEHEGKRLLHMRKIRSLKSDHFIKKNYSRINVLYQKLK, encoded by the coding sequence ATGAACAGGAAAGATCCTGCAATATTATATCTTCTAAGGGCAAAAAACGACAGAAAGAACTCAAATGCTTGGACACTTCCCGGCGGAGGGGTTGAAACAGACGAAACGGCAAAGGAGGCGGCAGTGCGCGAGCTACTTGAGGAAACAGGGTTGAAAGTATCTTCAAGAAGATGGCGCAAGTTATCAACGATAAATTATGTAGGCAATGATGGAATAAGATGGCAGACATCATTTTTTGTCTGTATCGATTTAAACCTAGAACTAAGAAATGTTACCCTTTCTAGCGAACATGAAGGAAAGCGATTGCTACACATGCGTAAGATTAGAAGCCTTAAATCAGATCATTTTATAAAGAAGAACTATTCTAGAATTAACGTATTATACCAAAAGCTGAAGTAA